A region of Lathamus discolor isolate bLatDis1 chromosome 18, bLatDis1.hap1, whole genome shotgun sequence DNA encodes the following proteins:
- the MECR gene encoding enoyl-[acyl-carrier-protein] reductase, mitochondrial isoform X2, which translates to MQRAAAGVLRAARGLLYERHGEPVAVVQLKDIEVAQLGDTDVHVKMLAAPVNPADINMIQGTYAILSPLPAVGGNEGVGEVLEVGSRVAALKPGDWVIPAISGLGTWRTQGVFPERMLLKVPSDIPVLCAATLSVNPCTAYRMLADFETLAPGDSVIQNAANSGVGQAVIQIAKASGIKTINVVRDRPDLPKLVERLMALGADHVVTEEMLRKPEMKDIFKSIPKPRLALNCVGGKSTTEMLRHLQPRGTMVTYGGMAKQPVMVPASAFIFRDVRLRGFWMTQWRKDHEQDQQSVATMMDALCQLIRGGHLTTPACTQVPFQDYKEALEAAMKPFTSSKQILLL; encoded by the exons ATGCAGCGTGCGGCAGCCGGGGTGCTGCGAGCGGCCCGGGGTCTGCTCTATGAGCGACACGGGGAGCCCGTTGCCGTGGTGCA ACTGAAGGACATCGAAGTGGCCCAACTGGGGGACACCGATGTCCATGTCAAGATGTTGGCAGCTCCAGTCAATCCCGCTGACATCAATATGATCCAAG GGACGTACGCCATCCTCTCCCCGCTGCCGGCTGTGGGAGGCAATGAAGGTGTCGGGGAGGTGCTGGAGGTCGGGAGTCGTGTGGCAGCTCTGAAACCCGGGGACTGGGTCATCCCGGCCATCTCCGGACTTG GGACGTGGCGGACGCAGGGGGTGTTCCCTGAGCGGAtgctgctgaaggtgcccagtgACATCCCGGTGCTGTGCGCTGCCACCCTGAGCGTCAACCCCTGCACAGCGTACCGCATGCTGGCTGACTTCGAGACCCTGGCGCCAG GTGACTCCGTCATCCAGAACGCTGCCAATAGCGGCGTGGGCCAGGCTGTCATCCAGATTGCCAAAGCCTCTGGCATCAAGACCATCAACGTGGTGAGGGACAG GCCTGATCTCCCAAAGCTGGTGGAGAGGCTGATGGCCCTGGGTGCTGACCATGTTGTCAcagaggagatgctgaggaagcCAGAAATGAAAGATATATTTAAG AGCATCCCAAAGCCCCGGCTCGCCCTGAACTGCGTCGGAGGCAAAAGCACGACGGAGATGCTGCGGCATCTGCA GCCCAGAGGCACCATGGTCACCTATGGTGGGATGGCAAAGCAGCCTGTGATGGTGCCTGCG AGCGCCTTCATCTTCCGGGATGTGCGGCTCCGCGGCTTCTGGATGACGCAGTGGAGGAAGGACCACGAGCAGG ACCAGCAGAGCGTGGCCACCATGATGGATGCCCTGTGCCAGCTCATCCGCGGGGGCCACCTCACCACGCCCGCCTGCACCCAGGTCCCATTCCAGGACTACAAGGAGGCTCTGGAAGCTGCCATGAAGCCCTTCACGTCCTCAAAGCAgatcctgctcctctga
- the MECR gene encoding enoyl-[acyl-carrier-protein] reductase, mitochondrial isoform X3: protein MLAAPVNPADINMIQGTYAILSPLPAVGGNEGVGEVLEVGSRVAALKPGDWVIPAISGLGTWRTQGVFPERMLLKVPSDIPVLCAATLSVNPCTAYRMLADFETLAPGDSVIQNAANSGVGQAVIQIAKASGIKTINVVRDRPDLPKLVERLMALGADHVVTEEMLRKPEMKDIFKSIPKPRLALNCVGGKSTTEMLRHLQPRGTMVTYGGMAKQPVMVPAQGNGPIEAEHRTQRLLWALPSLSPQSAFIFRDVRLRGFWMTQWRKDHEQDQQSVATMMDALCQLIRGGHLTTPACTQVPFQDYKEALEAAMKPFTSSKQILLL from the exons ATGTTGGCAGCTCCAGTCAATCCCGCTGACATCAATATGATCCAAG GGACGTACGCCATCCTCTCCCCGCTGCCGGCTGTGGGAGGCAATGAAGGTGTCGGGGAGGTGCTGGAGGTCGGGAGTCGTGTGGCAGCTCTGAAACCCGGGGACTGGGTCATCCCGGCCATCTCCGGACTTG GGACGTGGCGGACGCAGGGGGTGTTCCCTGAGCGGAtgctgctgaaggtgcccagtgACATCCCGGTGCTGTGCGCTGCCACCCTGAGCGTCAACCCCTGCACAGCGTACCGCATGCTGGCTGACTTCGAGACCCTGGCGCCAG GTGACTCCGTCATCCAGAACGCTGCCAATAGCGGCGTGGGCCAGGCTGTCATCCAGATTGCCAAAGCCTCTGGCATCAAGACCATCAACGTGGTGAGGGACAG GCCTGATCTCCCAAAGCTGGTGGAGAGGCTGATGGCCCTGGGTGCTGACCATGTTGTCAcagaggagatgctgaggaagcCAGAAATGAAAGATATATTTAAG AGCATCCCAAAGCCCCGGCTCGCCCTGAACTGCGTCGGAGGCAAAAGCACGACGGAGATGCTGCGGCATCTGCA GCCCAGAGGCACCATGGTCACCTATGGTGGGATGGCAAAGCAGCCTGTGATGGTGCCTGCG CAGGGAAATGGCCCCATAGAGGCAGAGCATCGAACCCAGCGTCTCCTCTGGGCTCTCCCATCACTCTCCCCACAGAGCGCCTTCATCTTCCGGGATGTGCGGCTCCGCGGCTTCTGGATGACGCAGTGGAGGAAGGACCACGAGCAGG ACCAGCAGAGCGTGGCCACCATGATGGATGCCCTGTGCCAGCTCATCCGCGGGGGCCACCTCACCACGCCCGCCTGCACCCAGGTCCCATTCCAGGACTACAAGGAGGCTCTGGAAGCTGCCATGAAGCCCTTCACGTCCTCAAAGCAgatcctgctcctctga
- the MECR gene encoding enoyl-[acyl-carrier-protein] reductase, mitochondrial isoform X1 yields MQRAAAGVLRAARGLLYERHGEPVAVVQLKDIEVAQLGDTDVHVKMLAAPVNPADINMIQGTYAILSPLPAVGGNEGVGEVLEVGSRVAALKPGDWVIPAISGLGTWRTQGVFPERMLLKVPSDIPVLCAATLSVNPCTAYRMLADFETLAPGDSVIQNAANSGVGQAVIQIAKASGIKTINVVRDRPDLPKLVERLMALGADHVVTEEMLRKPEMKDIFKSIPKPRLALNCVGGKSTTEMLRHLQPRGTMVTYGGMAKQPVMVPAQGNGPIEAEHRTQRLLWALPSLSPQSAFIFRDVRLRGFWMTQWRKDHEQDQQSVATMMDALCQLIRGGHLTTPACTQVPFQDYKEALEAAMKPFTSSKQILLL; encoded by the exons ATGCAGCGTGCGGCAGCCGGGGTGCTGCGAGCGGCCCGGGGTCTGCTCTATGAGCGACACGGGGAGCCCGTTGCCGTGGTGCA ACTGAAGGACATCGAAGTGGCCCAACTGGGGGACACCGATGTCCATGTCAAGATGTTGGCAGCTCCAGTCAATCCCGCTGACATCAATATGATCCAAG GGACGTACGCCATCCTCTCCCCGCTGCCGGCTGTGGGAGGCAATGAAGGTGTCGGGGAGGTGCTGGAGGTCGGGAGTCGTGTGGCAGCTCTGAAACCCGGGGACTGGGTCATCCCGGCCATCTCCGGACTTG GGACGTGGCGGACGCAGGGGGTGTTCCCTGAGCGGAtgctgctgaaggtgcccagtgACATCCCGGTGCTGTGCGCTGCCACCCTGAGCGTCAACCCCTGCACAGCGTACCGCATGCTGGCTGACTTCGAGACCCTGGCGCCAG GTGACTCCGTCATCCAGAACGCTGCCAATAGCGGCGTGGGCCAGGCTGTCATCCAGATTGCCAAAGCCTCTGGCATCAAGACCATCAACGTGGTGAGGGACAG GCCTGATCTCCCAAAGCTGGTGGAGAGGCTGATGGCCCTGGGTGCTGACCATGTTGTCAcagaggagatgctgaggaagcCAGAAATGAAAGATATATTTAAG AGCATCCCAAAGCCCCGGCTCGCCCTGAACTGCGTCGGAGGCAAAAGCACGACGGAGATGCTGCGGCATCTGCA GCCCAGAGGCACCATGGTCACCTATGGTGGGATGGCAAAGCAGCCTGTGATGGTGCCTGCG CAGGGAAATGGCCCCATAGAGGCAGAGCATCGAACCCAGCGTCTCCTCTGGGCTCTCCCATCACTCTCCCCACAGAGCGCCTTCATCTTCCGGGATGTGCGGCTCCGCGGCTTCTGGATGACGCAGTGGAGGAAGGACCACGAGCAGG ACCAGCAGAGCGTGGCCACCATGATGGATGCCCTGTGCCAGCTCATCCGCGGGGGCCACCTCACCACGCCCGCCTGCACCCAGGTCCCATTCCAGGACTACAAGGAGGCTCTGGAAGCTGCCATGAAGCCCTTCACGTCCTCAAAGCAgatcctgctcctctga
- the SRSF4 gene encoding serine/arginine-rich splicing factor 4, with protein sequence MPRVYIGRLSYQARERDVERFFKGYGKILEVDLKNGYGFVEFDDLRDADDAVYELNGKDLCGERVIVEHARGPRRDSSYGSGRSGYGYRRSGRDKYGPPTRTEYRLIVENLSSRCSWQDLKDYMRQAGEVTYADAHKGRKNEGVIEFKSYSDMKRALEKLDGTEVNGRKIRLVEDRPGSRRRRSYSRSRSHSRSRSRSRHSHKSRSHSASSSHSKSRSRSRSVSRSRSKSHSRSKSHSRGQKEKSRTPSKEDKSRSRSRSAEKSRNKSKDKSESTLHNSDEKAKSRSCSKEKSRSRSKDREEMRESMRSRSKEKSRSKDREKSISKARSRSKSRDESRSRSHSKDKRKSRKRSRGNSRSRSRSRSKYEKSKRRSKRDSKPGSKKKRKDGHERSRSDSKEEHLKSEPVKKETEGEGEDAATCPVSRSRSRSISKPNLNVKSDSRSRSKSVSKPRSRSKSRSRSASGSHSPSQSRSRSTS encoded by the exons ATGCCGCGGGTGTACATCGGCCGCCTCAGCTACCAGGCGCGGGAGCGGGACGTGGAGCGCTTCTTCAAGGGCTACGGCAAGATCCTGGAGGTCGACCTCAAGAATGG GTACGGCTTTGTTGAGTTTGATGATCTCCGGGATGCAGATGATGCTGTTTATGAGCTCAATGGTAAAGATCTCTGTGGGGAGAGAGTGATCGTGGAGCACGCCCGAGGCCCGCGGCGCGACAGCAGTTACGGTTCCGGACGCA GTGGATATGGTTATAGAAGAAGCGGAAGAGATAAGTACGGTCCTCCCACCCGTACAGAATACAGATTGATTGTGGAAAATTTGTCAAGCCGCTGCAGTTGGCAAGACCTTAAG GATTATATGCGTCAGGCAGGGGAAGTGACATATGCAGATGCacacaaaggaaggaaaaatgaaggtGTGATTGAGTTCAAATCCTATTCTGACATGAAAAGAGCCCTTGAAAAGCTGGACGGGACAGAAGTAAATGGCAGGAAGATTAGATTAGTGGAAGACAGACCTGGATCGAGACGGCGCCGCTCTTACTCCAGGAGCCGAAGCCATTCGAG GTCTCGCTCTCGAAGCAGGCACTCCCATAAGAGCAGGAGCCACAGTGCCAGTAGCAGTCACTCCAAGAGTAGATCAAGATCCAG GTCTGTGTCCCGTTCCAGAAGCAAGAGCCATAGTCGAAGCAAGAGCCATAGCAGAggccaaaaagagaaaagcaggacTCCGAGTAAAGAGGATAAAAGTAGGAGCCGCAGCAGGAGTGCAGAGAAATCCcgaaacaaaagcaaagataaaTCTGAGAGCACTCTCCATAACAGTGatgagaaagcaaagagcaggagctgcagcaaggaaaagagcaggagcaggagtaaggacagagaagagatgagGGAGAGCATGAGAAGCAGGAGCAAGGAGAAGAGTAGAAGCAAAGACAGGGAGAAGAGCATCAGCAAGGCTAGAAGCAGGAGCAAGAGCAGGGATGAGAGTAGGAGCAGGAGCCACAGTAAGGATAAAAGGAAAAGTCGGAAGAGAAGCAGGGGTAATAGCAGGAGTAGAAGCAGGAGCCGCAGCAAGTATGAGAAAAGCAAGAGGCGCAGCAAGCGAGACAGCAAACCAGgtagcaagaagaaaaggaaggatggcCACGAGCGGTCCAGGTCAGACTCCAAAGAGGAGCATCTAAAATCAGAGCCTGTCAAAAAGGAGACAGAAGGTGAGGGTGAGGATGCAGCCACATGCCCAGTGTCTCGCTCCAGGTCTAGGTCCATATCCAAGCCAAACCTAAATGTCAAATCAGATTCTCGTTCCAGGTCTAAGTCTGTTTCAAAGCCTAGGTCCCGGTCCAAGTCTAGATCTAGGTCTGCCTCTGGGTCACACTCCCCATCGCAGTCAAGGTCTCGCTCCACGTCCTAA